One genomic region from Alteromonas pelagimontana encodes:
- a CDS encoding glycosyltransferase family 2 protein, producing MKLSVIVPAYNLENYIVECLLSVLHQEVNFPFEVIACDDASTDSTASAIRSLAVDYPQLKTIVKPKNEGLAANMRTLLQSVKGEYIAYLDGDDIALPGKLQAQVNYLDSHPGCEMVFHESDVFDSATGQSLRLYSQSFYNWTYIPTESNIEHLVRYGTYMQASSVMFRNHSNLDNTIARDCKIILDYPFYVLNAGYLNANIHFIGEVLGRYRIHEHSFGAQTQRSVARREQALQDMIMTCQMALQFCKSEEVVQSGISHHQYAAALYFLFKDNDERFHHWITASASGAGFFNKKHKLAWDLRDSPAALKDALRNGVHL from the coding sequence ATGAAGCTTTCAGTTATCGTTCCGGCGTACAACCTTGAAAACTATATAGTTGAATGTTTGTTGTCTGTTTTACACCAGGAAGTAAATTTTCCGTTTGAAGTTATTGCGTGTGACGATGCCTCTACAGACAGCACAGCAAGTGCTATTCGTTCTCTTGCCGTTGATTACCCACAGCTAAAAACCATTGTTAAGCCCAAAAATGAAGGGCTGGCTGCGAACATGCGAACCTTGCTTCAGTCGGTGAAGGGAGAGTATATCGCTTATTTGGATGGCGACGATATTGCGTTACCCGGTAAATTGCAAGCGCAGGTAAATTACCTCGACAGCCATCCCGGCTGCGAAATGGTATTTCACGAATCCGATGTGTTTGATTCAGCCACCGGACAATCCCTTCGTCTGTATTCTCAATCCTTTTACAACTGGACCTACATTCCAACAGAATCGAATATAGAGCATCTGGTTCGTTACGGGACTTATATGCAGGCCAGCAGTGTAATGTTTCGCAACCATTCTAATTTAGATAATACTATTGCTCGTGACTGTAAAATAATTCTGGATTATCCCTTTTACGTATTGAACGCGGGCTATCTTAACGCCAATATCCATTTTATCGGCGAAGTATTAGGACGTTACCGTATCCACGAGCATAGTTTTGGCGCCCAAACGCAACGAAGTGTAGCGCGGCGAGAGCAAGCGCTGCAGGATATGATAATGACGTGCCAGATGGCGCTGCAGTTTTGTAAGTCTGAGGAAGTGGTTCAAAGCGGTATCTCTCACCATCAGTATGCGGCAGCACTCTATTTTTTATTTAAAGATAACGATGAACGCTTCCATCACTGGATAACGGCTTCCGCTTCTGGGGCAGGTTTTTTTAACAAAAAACACAAGTTAGCTTGGGACCTTCGGGATTCGCCTGCAGCTCTGAAAGACGCGCTACGTAACGGAGTGCATCTGTGA
- the pseI gene encoding pseudaminic acid synthase, producing the protein MRSVQIAGRTIGPEEPPFVIAELSGNHSQNLSLALAMVEAAAKSGAHAIKLQTYTADSMTLDVQSSDFVINEKDSLWYGASLHSLYAKAATPYEWHEQLFKRAEELGMIAFSSPFDNDAVDFLDELNVPCFKIASFELNDLPLIAYAAGKGKPLIMSTGMASLRDIELAVECARDAGCDDIVLLKCTSTYPANPGNTNLATIPNMREAFGCQVGLSDHTGGIGVAVAAVAFGATVIEKHFVLDRNAGGVDAAFSLEPDEMHSLVTETERAWQGIGKVRYGGTHAEEAAKQYRRSIYVSEDIPAGEVLTAANLKIVRPAFGLAPRHWSTVLGKRANHDIRKGTPLKWEHMKP; encoded by the coding sequence ATGCGTAGTGTACAAATAGCAGGGCGGACCATTGGTCCTGAAGAACCTCCTTTTGTGATTGCAGAGCTTAGTGGCAATCACAGCCAGAACTTGTCGCTTGCGCTGGCGATGGTTGAAGCTGCGGCTAAAAGCGGTGCTCATGCTATTAAGCTGCAAACGTATACCGCTGACAGTATGACTTTAGACGTTCAAAGCAGCGATTTTGTGATCAACGAAAAAGACAGCCTGTGGTATGGAGCATCGCTACATTCGCTGTACGCTAAAGCTGCTACGCCTTATGAATGGCATGAACAGCTGTTCAAACGCGCAGAAGAGTTGGGAATGATAGCGTTTAGTTCTCCCTTTGATAACGACGCTGTTGATTTTTTAGATGAATTAAACGTCCCCTGTTTCAAAATTGCCTCTTTTGAGCTAAACGATTTACCGCTGATTGCTTATGCTGCGGGTAAAGGTAAGCCTCTGATAATGTCTACGGGAATGGCATCCCTGCGGGATATCGAACTGGCAGTAGAATGTGCAAGAGATGCTGGGTGCGATGATATTGTTTTACTCAAATGCACCAGCACCTATCCCGCCAACCCCGGCAATACGAATTTGGCCACCATTCCCAATATGAGGGAAGCGTTCGGGTGTCAGGTGGGACTGAGTGATCATACCGGTGGAATAGGAGTCGCTGTCGCTGCTGTCGCCTTTGGCGCTACTGTAATTGAAAAGCATTTTGTGCTGGACCGCAATGCCGGTGGCGTCGATGCCGCCTTTTCACTTGAGCCCGACGAAATGCATTCTTTGGTGACAGAAACAGAAAGAGCCTGGCAGGGAATCGGCAAGGTTCGGTACGGCGGCACCCATGCCGAGGAAGCTGCTAAGCAATATCGACGTTCCATTTACGTCAGCGAAGATATACCGGCAGGGGAAGTGCTGACAGCCGCTAATTTAAAGATTGTACGACCTGCATTTGGATTGGCACCACGGCATTGGTCGACCGTGCTCGGAAAAAGGGCAAATCATGACATTCGTAAAGGCACGCCCTTAAAGTGGGAGCACATGAAGCCGTGA
- a CDS encoding glycosyltransferase family 2 protein, translating to MPLVSVILPVFNAAEFIDEAIQSLCSQTFSDFELLIVNDGSTDRTSELLRQWQQKDPRVNVFYQRNEGVVSSLNKLIGLAGGKYIARMDADDICFPERLAIQLEYFKRDPALGVLGSKVQLNNAPQEYWHYRQTSEQTEALLLLGNTPLCHPSIMVRREIYQNLLYRSDYPHLEDLDWFIRFLRRGTHSMYAASEILIKYRTHTGNISVKHRQLQQETRKILLANLWRSYSLTFTEEDINCFLGPLMADKGGFSVLQVNNSVRHMGMQLAQINPSTKEELARRHNLWLTRS from the coding sequence ATGCCTCTAGTCTCGGTTATTCTTCCGGTATTCAACGCTGCCGAATTTATCGACGAGGCAATTCAATCGTTATGTAGCCAAACATTTAGCGATTTCGAGTTGCTGATTGTCAACGACGGTTCAACAGATAGGACGAGTGAATTACTTCGGCAGTGGCAACAAAAAGACCCCAGAGTTAATGTTTTCTATCAAAGAAACGAAGGTGTAGTGTCGTCTTTAAATAAGCTGATAGGATTAGCGGGAGGTAAATATATTGCAAGAATGGATGCCGATGACATATGTTTTCCCGAACGTTTGGCCATACAATTGGAGTACTTTAAACGAGATCCAGCACTTGGCGTTCTGGGGAGTAAGGTTCAATTAAACAACGCTCCACAGGAGTATTGGCATTATCGGCAAACCAGCGAACAAACAGAAGCATTACTGTTATTGGGTAACACTCCGCTTTGTCATCCGTCCATAATGGTTCGTCGAGAAATTTATCAAAACTTGCTCTATCGTAGCGATTATCCTCATCTTGAAGATTTAGACTGGTTTATCCGTTTTTTACGCCGTGGTACACATAGTATGTATGCTGCGTCAGAAATATTGATCAAATACCGAACGCACACAGGAAATATTTCTGTAAAGCATCGGCAACTACAGCAAGAAACTCGCAAAATACTATTGGCGAACCTGTGGCGAAGCTATAGTTTGACGTTTACTGAGGAAGATATTAATTGCTTTTTAGGTCCGCTTATGGCGGACAAAGGAGGTTTTTCAGTGCTGCAAGTTAACAATTCGGTAAGGCACATGGGAATGCAATTAGCGCAGATAAATCCGTCAACGAAAGAAGAACTTGCTCGGCGACATAATCTTTGGTTAACCAGAAGTTAA
- the glf gene encoding UDP-galactopyranose mutase has product MITPDVIVIGAGFSGAVMAERLAATGKKVLILEQRDQIAGNCYDYRNEAGIMIHQYGPHLFHTNKPEVWDYLSRFTDWHPYEHKVLSRVDGKLVPMPFNLNTLDRLYPKHEAKSLSRLLIARYGEGAKVPILDLCDAAEPALEALGKLVYDKFFVNYTTKQWGVKPEDISAAVTARVPVVISRDNRYFHDKWQAIPKDGYTAMFRKMLASNSIKVELNVDATTRLRLDQNTGEVFFDGSVFNGHVIFTGRLDALFNYVHGELPYRSLQFVYEEHSEDFYQPVTTVNYPNEHAFTRITEFKHILPVDTVTTTIVKEFPQDFDRHDPKRNVPYYPVFNDDNQNRYNDYRALLQAFPTLTVLGRLADYRYYNMDDAVANALYVYRTRAAVF; this is encoded by the coding sequence GTGATAACACCTGACGTAATTGTTATTGGTGCAGGGTTTTCCGGAGCTGTGATGGCTGAGCGTTTAGCTGCCACCGGGAAAAAGGTTCTAATTCTAGAACAGCGCGACCAGATTGCCGGAAATTGCTACGATTATCGTAATGAAGCGGGAATCATGATACACCAGTACGGGCCGCATCTGTTTCATACCAATAAGCCCGAAGTTTGGGATTACCTTTCCCGCTTTACTGACTGGCATCCATACGAGCATAAGGTGTTAAGTCGTGTTGACGGAAAGCTGGTACCGATGCCCTTTAATCTAAATACGCTTGATAGACTTTATCCCAAACATGAAGCAAAGTCGCTAAGTCGGTTGCTAATTGCGCGCTACGGTGAAGGCGCTAAAGTGCCTATCCTGGACCTATGCGATGCAGCCGAACCTGCTCTGGAGGCGCTCGGTAAACTGGTTTATGATAAATTTTTTGTTAATTACACCACCAAACAATGGGGTGTAAAACCCGAAGACATTTCTGCTGCAGTTACTGCAAGGGTTCCGGTGGTGATTTCTCGTGACAACCGCTATTTTCACGACAAGTGGCAAGCTATTCCTAAAGACGGTTACACGGCGATGTTTAGAAAAATGTTAGCGAGCAATAGCATTAAGGTTGAGCTTAATGTAGATGCCACGACTCGTTTACGGTTAGACCAGAATACAGGAGAAGTTTTTTTTGACGGCAGTGTCTTTAATGGCCACGTTATTTTTACCGGCAGGCTAGACGCGCTGTTTAACTATGTTCATGGGGAATTGCCATATCGTTCTTTACAGTTTGTATATGAAGAGCATTCTGAAGACTTCTATCAACCCGTAACTACAGTGAATTATCCCAATGAACACGCTTTTACGCGTATAACCGAATTCAAACATATTCTGCCTGTTGATACTGTAACCACCACCATTGTTAAAGAATTCCCGCAGGATTTCGATCGTCATGATCCAAAAAGGAATGTGCCGTATTATCCTGTTTTTAACGACGACAACCAAAACCGCTATAACGATTACCGCGCACTTTTACAAGCATTTCCAACTCTCACAGTGTTAGGACGTCTGGCCGACTACCGTTACTACAACATGGACGATGCAGTGGCCAATGCGCTTTATGTCTATCGGACAAGGGCTGCTGTATTCTGA
- a CDS encoding acyl carrier protein, whose translation MNNQQKLVDAFCEALGVAPDMVTDDLTYNTIKEWDSTAHMILIAELENTFDVMLDTDDIIDMSSVGKAKSILSKYDIGF comes from the coding sequence GTGAACAATCAACAGAAATTAGTGGATGCTTTTTGCGAGGCATTAGGTGTTGCACCTGATATGGTAACTGATGACCTGACCTATAATACCATCAAAGAGTGGGATTCAACGGCACACATGATTCTAATTGCCGAACTGGAAAATACCTTCGATGTCATGCTAGACACTGACGATATCATTGATATGAGTTCAGTGGGAAAAGCAAAATCGATATTAAGCAAATATGACATTGGGTTCTGA
- a CDS encoding SDR family NAD(P)-dependent oxidoreductase, producing the protein MTLGSDAPLKGKSVLVTGATGGLGQAIVSRCLAGGATVFAGGRNEAKLTQLAKSWGEKVVPLIYDVTDERAVKETFRQIQKQQMQTGIGPLWGMVNNAGLMFEAPLSISSLDKFKEQLNVNLLAPYQHMQLAARLMSRQRKGSIVNIVSQVGEHGSSGMSAYAATKAALTGVTKSLAKELAPIGIRVNAVAPGFIDTHLTEHYEEHAREAVVSRIAFQRAGMASEVANAVFYLLSDQASYTSGHVLPVDGIFSP; encoded by the coding sequence ATGACATTGGGTTCTGATGCCCCTCTAAAAGGGAAGTCGGTGTTAGTCACCGGCGCCACAGGCGGGCTGGGGCAGGCTATTGTTTCTCGTTGTCTGGCGGGTGGTGCGACTGTGTTTGCTGGCGGCAGAAACGAGGCGAAGCTTACTCAATTGGCTAAAAGCTGGGGCGAAAAAGTAGTGCCACTGATTTATGATGTGACTGACGAAAGAGCCGTTAAAGAAACTTTCCGGCAAATTCAGAAACAACAGATGCAGACTGGTATTGGCCCCCTTTGGGGCATGGTTAACAATGCTGGTTTGATGTTTGAAGCGCCTCTTAGTATCAGTAGCCTCGATAAGTTTAAGGAGCAGTTAAACGTGAATCTGCTCGCGCCGTACCAGCATATGCAATTGGCCGCCAGGCTTATGTCTCGTCAGCGCAAAGGCAGTATTGTGAATATTGTGTCTCAGGTGGGGGAGCACGGAAGCAGCGGCATGAGCGCTTACGCCGCAACAAAAGCGGCACTGACTGGCGTAACTAAGTCGTTGGCAAAAGAACTGGCGCCCATCGGCATACGGGTGAATGCTGTCGCTCCAGGTTTTATTGATACTCACCTCACCGAACATTACGAAGAACACGCAAGGGAAGCGGTAGTCTCGCGTATTGCATTTCAACGTGCCGGAATGGCGAGCGAAGTAGCCAATGCTGTTTTTTACTTACTAAGCGATCAGGCAAGCTATACCTCAGGGCACGTTCTGCCTGTCGACGGTATTTTTTCACCGTGA
- a CDS encoding acyl-CoA reductase: MTITQLAPVKEKSISTDLTALSALRAPLLAVGDERIFAFTDALSAVLLKEPRFRDYSELVALGFWLRRANLSRYLQQLQDAFYKPLGLVVHYTPANVDTMFIYSWICALIMGNRNIVRVASQLSNLQQALIDCVNLLFKQEQHQSIALANNFIQFDKAQSVGESLSLEADARVLWGGDDSVSAIRHLPSRPRCRDISFADRYSATIIAQSGINEGNRRSVAQRVWRDMNTFDQQACSSPRLLFWCGDEIGLVRQLETLGNVASDTAFTEFHRNEQLVFSQWQQAEGNVQQAIQAGPICAVIQDPKAPSIIQIHPGQQILVCYVINELEELVALVDNKLQTLSYFGFEKEAFFKFLKESPIQGIDRIVPVGEALAFSPEWDGYDLLTQLARRVVFK; encoded by the coding sequence ATGACCATCACGCAACTTGCACCAGTGAAAGAAAAGAGCATCAGCACCGATTTGACTGCGCTGTCGGCGTTACGCGCGCCACTACTAGCGGTGGGTGATGAGCGTATTTTTGCTTTTACCGATGCGCTTTCTGCAGTCCTGCTGAAAGAGCCTCGTTTTCGAGATTATAGCGAGCTAGTGGCTCTGGGGTTTTGGCTGCGACGGGCCAATTTATCACGTTATCTACAGCAACTACAGGACGCTTTTTACAAGCCTTTAGGATTGGTAGTGCATTACACGCCGGCAAATGTGGACACCATGTTCATCTATAGCTGGATTTGCGCGTTGATAATGGGAAACAGGAATATTGTTCGTGTTGCCAGCCAGTTAAGCAATTTGCAGCAGGCACTCATTGATTGCGTAAACCTGTTGTTCAAGCAAGAGCAACATCAGTCTATTGCGCTGGCAAATAATTTTATTCAGTTCGATAAGGCGCAGAGCGTCGGGGAGTCTTTAAGTCTTGAAGCAGATGCCAGAGTGCTTTGGGGCGGGGATGACAGCGTGAGCGCCATTCGTCATTTACCCTCTCGTCCACGCTGCAGAGATATCAGCTTTGCGGACAGATATTCTGCCACCATTATTGCTCAAAGCGGGATAAATGAAGGCAATCGCAGAAGTGTTGCACAGCGAGTATGGCGAGACATGAACACCTTTGATCAGCAAGCGTGCTCCTCGCCCAGGTTACTGTTTTGGTGTGGGGATGAAATTGGATTAGTCAGGCAACTGGAAACGCTAGGCAATGTGGCGTCAGATACTGCCTTTACAGAGTTTCATCGTAATGAACAACTGGTGTTTAGTCAATGGCAACAGGCTGAGGGGAACGTTCAGCAAGCGATACAGGCTGGGCCAATTTGCGCTGTGATACAAGACCCTAAAGCACCCTCTATAATACAAATTCACCCAGGACAGCAAATATTGGTCTGTTATGTAATCAATGAGCTTGAGGAACTCGTTGCTCTGGTTGACAACAAGTTGCAGACGCTAAGCTATTTTGGCTTTGAAAAAGAAGCATTTTTTAAGTTTTTGAAAGAGTCGCCGATACAGGGGATAGACAGAATCGTTCCAGTCGGCGAAGCGTTGGCATTTTCTCCTGAATGGGACGGATACGATCTTTTGACTCAGCTAGCCAGGCGAGTGGTATTTAAATGA
- a CDS encoding LuxE/PaaK family acyltransferase — MAGNTLDTYLTQYESLLNHGLFTKPQVEKQKKLTALMHTLHVHHQQQCLPYRKLFPNELGPLTNYADFPYLAVRLFKVMQLQSIADHEIFRTLLSSGTTGQTPAKVVLDSLTSARQSKALVKIMQEFIGKARLPMLIVDSPQVLKNPAFSARAAGVQGMAFFGRKPVYALREDMSLDVEAVKAFAEDNVGQPVLIFGFTFMVWLHFVQALEDRVIRLPLEQGIVIHSGGWKKLADKQVNNATFKAGLKATCGIAKVHNFYGMAEQVGSVFVECEKGHLHAPSVADIVIRNPYTLAESACGEEGLIQVISALPTSYPGYSILTEDLGRMLGEDNCLCGRLGRHFEVTRRLPKTEIRGCSDTGSRE, encoded by the coding sequence ATGGCAGGTAACACATTAGACACTTACCTGACGCAGTACGAGTCACTGCTAAATCACGGGCTTTTCACAAAACCTCAAGTTGAAAAACAAAAGAAGCTTACGGCTTTAATGCATACGCTGCATGTTCATCATCAGCAACAATGTTTACCTTATCGCAAGCTGTTCCCCAACGAGCTGGGACCTCTGACGAATTATGCCGATTTTCCCTATCTGGCGGTAAGACTTTTCAAAGTAATGCAATTACAGAGTATTGCCGATCATGAGATTTTCCGAACGCTCTTGTCTTCCGGCACTACCGGTCAAACACCGGCCAAAGTTGTGCTTGATAGCCTTACCAGCGCCCGCCAAAGCAAAGCATTAGTGAAGATAATGCAGGAGTTTATCGGGAAAGCGCGCTTGCCAATGCTCATTGTGGACTCACCGCAGGTACTAAAAAATCCCGCCTTCTCGGCGCGGGCTGCGGGGGTTCAGGGAATGGCATTTTTCGGCAGAAAGCCTGTTTATGCTTTACGCGAAGATATGTCGTTAGATGTTGAAGCAGTTAAAGCCTTTGCAGAAGACAATGTGGGGCAACCCGTTCTGATTTTTGGCTTTACCTTTATGGTGTGGTTACATTTCGTTCAAGCTTTAGAGGATCGCGTAATTCGTCTGCCGTTGGAGCAAGGCATCGTCATCCACAGCGGAGGCTGGAAAAAACTCGCTGATAAGCAGGTAAATAATGCCACCTTCAAAGCCGGTCTAAAAGCAACTTGTGGTATTGCCAAAGTACATAACTTTTACGGTATGGCGGAACAAGTGGGAAGCGTATTCGTAGAATGTGAAAAGGGTCATCTTCACGCGCCATCGGTCGCTGATATTGTAATTCGTAATCCTTATACACTGGCGGAATCTGCCTGTGGAGAAGAAGGACTAATTCAGGTAATTTCAGCCCTGCCTACCAGTTATCCAGGTTACAGTATTTTGACGGAAGATTTAGGTCGAATGTTAGGGGAAGATAATTGCCTCTGTGGGCGCTTAGGTCGCCATTTTGAAGTGACGCGGCGTCTACCGAAAACCGAGATCAGAGGTTGTAGCGATACCGGGAGCCGGGAATGA
- a CDS encoding AMP-binding protein — MLCVVDNLEQHAANKRIALKDDTSSVTYCELLRRIEHRREQWRQHLRNELARPLVMLFMDNTIDSVVNYLTCLRFRLPVLVINTKLQETAKKDFIQRFNPHLIVEENTVQASASQPLSLHPELALLMATSGSTGSGKCVALSYRNLHVNTESILTYLPIRSDDRTLATLPFSYSYGLSVLHSHLACGATIAMTTLTVMEREFWRLLQSLPVTSLSGVPHWYEMLIRLRFTRQELPSLRYFTQAGGRLDPDVSQQLADYAKTHNKQFFVMYGQTEATARIAFLDADKVRDKPTSVGQAIPGGELELRSLSGDRISTAYTEGELYYRGENTMLGYVETSRELAAFVPKEWLATGDLAEFDSEGDFYITGRTKRIAKLFGERVNLDELERQFAQVGLSVRCCGEENVIAAFCLATDKELVKKYFDQILTAPPKSRRLVTLEAWPLLANEKIDYGMLNVMLKQAL; from the coding sequence ATGTTATGTGTTGTCGATAATTTAGAGCAACATGCTGCAAACAAACGCATTGCTTTAAAGGATGATACCAGCAGCGTTACCTATTGTGAACTTCTGCGGCGGATAGAGCATCGCAGGGAACAATGGCGTCAGCATTTGCGCAACGAGTTGGCGCGACCACTGGTCATGCTGTTTATGGATAATACTATCGACAGCGTAGTAAATTACCTGACCTGTCTGCGGTTTCGTCTTCCGGTGTTAGTCATCAATACCAAACTTCAGGAAACTGCAAAAAAAGATTTTATTCAGCGTTTTAATCCTCATTTAATAGTCGAGGAAAATACGGTTCAGGCATCTGCGTCTCAGCCCCTGTCGTTGCACCCCGAATTGGCACTGCTTATGGCTACTTCCGGCTCAACGGGAAGCGGAAAATGCGTGGCATTGTCTTATCGTAATTTACACGTAAACACGGAGTCGATTCTTACGTATCTTCCCATACGTAGCGATGACCGGACCTTAGCTACTTTACCCTTTTCCTATTCCTACGGGCTTTCGGTACTTCACTCCCATTTAGCCTGTGGAGCCACCATTGCTATGACTACGTTGACCGTAATGGAAAGAGAATTTTGGCGATTGTTGCAGTCTTTGCCGGTGACCTCTTTATCCGGTGTGCCACATTGGTATGAAATGTTGATACGCTTGCGTTTTACCCGACAGGAATTGCCTTCTTTACGTTATTTTACGCAAGCTGGTGGGCGGTTAGACCCCGACGTGTCTCAACAACTCGCTGACTACGCAAAGACACATAATAAGCAGTTTTTTGTCATGTACGGGCAGACGGAAGCTACCGCAAGAATTGCCTTTCTTGACGCTGACAAGGTTAGGGACAAGCCAACTTCTGTCGGGCAGGCAATTCCCGGCGGTGAGTTGGAGCTGCGCTCTCTTTCTGGCGACCGGATTAGCACAGCATATACCGAAGGAGAGTTATACTATCGAGGGGAAAATACCATGCTGGGTTATGTCGAGACTTCGAGGGAACTGGCTGCGTTTGTACCGAAAGAATGGCTCGCTACCGGCGATCTTGCCGAATTCGATAGCGAAGGCGATTTTTACATTACCGGTCGCACTAAACGCATTGCGAAGCTTTTTGGCGAGCGAGTCAACCTTGATGAATTGGAAAGACAGTTTGCCCAAGTCGGTTTATCCGTAAGATGCTGCGGCGAAGAAAATGTTATTGCTGCTTTTTGTCTTGCTACCGACAAAGAACTTGTTAAGAAATATTTCGATCAAATACTGACAGCACCACCAAAATCTCGTCGTCTTGTCACTCTAGAGGCCTGGCCTTTGTTAGCTAATGAGAAAATTGATTATGGTATGCTAAACGTGATGCTGAAACAGGCGCTTTAG
- the pseG gene encoding UDP-2,4-diacetamido-2,4,6-trideoxy-beta-L-altropyranose hydrolase — protein MRPLVFRVEASTQSGLGHLMRCLAIAQAAEDQSIPSIFLLSEEGKVLARARHDWTYDVISVPIFESQHEEGSWIREILNAVNASALIVDGYSFTSELLVPIRNCETSVVVLDDGSNALTAFADIVINPATREYDELYLQSQASLRLCTGDKYRLLRREFQVLSLPSIEARHGIAVNLGGSDPMSLTLPVLQLLQQTLPEVPVRVVTGAGYRNLPALERFIAQSPLAVQHIHNCQNMADVWSHARVAISAAGGSQFELAVCQTPSLLLMVAENQRGATNLARSQGWCEFFDCTTEFPEPRLSSALTELFFNEHRLKEMSAKASKLHDALGAIRVLEVISEAL, from the coding sequence GTGAGACCACTGGTTTTTCGAGTAGAAGCTTCTACACAATCTGGTCTCGGTCATTTAATGCGATGCTTGGCTATTGCTCAGGCTGCAGAAGACCAATCGATCCCAAGCATTTTCTTGCTAAGTGAAGAAGGTAAAGTCCTGGCAAGAGCTAGGCATGACTGGACGTACGATGTTATATCAGTACCGATTTTTGAAAGTCAGCACGAAGAAGGCAGTTGGATTCGCGAAATACTTAATGCTGTAAACGCATCAGCGTTGATTGTCGATGGTTACTCATTTACATCTGAGCTCTTGGTACCCATACGGAACTGTGAGACTAGCGTGGTTGTGCTGGATGACGGAAGTAACGCATTAACGGCTTTTGCAGACATTGTAATTAACCCGGCAACGCGTGAATACGATGAGTTGTATCTGCAGAGCCAGGCATCGCTCCGCTTATGCACCGGCGATAAATATCGCTTGTTGCGCAGAGAGTTTCAGGTTTTATCACTGCCTTCGATAGAGGCGCGCCACGGAATAGCGGTCAATCTGGGCGGCAGCGATCCAATGAGCTTGACGCTGCCTGTATTACAACTACTACAACAAACGCTTCCCGAGGTGCCGGTGAGGGTTGTTACAGGCGCCGGCTATAGAAATCTACCAGCGCTGGAACGATTTATTGCGCAATCGCCTTTGGCAGTTCAGCATATTCACAACTGCCAGAACATGGCTGACGTATGGTCCCACGCACGCGTTGCAATTAGTGCTGCGGGAGGAAGCCAGTTCGAGTTAGCCGTGTGCCAAACACCGTCACTATTGTTGATGGTGGCAGAGAACCAGCGCGGGGCAACAAACCTTGCACGTTCGCAAGGCTGGTGTGAGTTTTTTGATTGCACAACAGAGTTTCCGGAACCGCGGTTATCCAGTGCGTTAACTGAGTTATTCTTCAATGAACACCGACTTAAGGAAATGTCGGCCAAGGCCAGCAAGCTTCATGATGCGCTAGGCGCTATTCGTGTGCTTGAAGTGATAAGCGAAGCATTGTAA
- a CDS encoding GNAT family N-acetyltransferase, giving the protein MITIKQQQKDFYITGYSVHLRPVVYSDLEQLREWRNSAFVSKQMLDSQYISAEQQAAWFMKVSRDDSQYHWIVEYQGHCIGSTNIKARHVGERVHTAKELEPGLYIGDPDYQGNILAFAPTLAMYDFCFNELQTQSFHAVVKATNQAAIKYNQQLGYEIVSQQKLLELSLQKEAYERQTVMLKRLLSRTRQS; this is encoded by the coding sequence ATGATAACTATCAAACAGCAACAGAAGGACTTTTATATTACTGGTTACTCCGTGCACCTTCGTCCTGTTGTTTACAGTGATCTTGAGCAACTGCGAGAGTGGCGTAACTCTGCGTTTGTAAGCAAGCAAATGCTGGATTCTCAATATATAAGTGCTGAGCAGCAAGCAGCGTGGTTTATGAAAGTTAGCCGGGATGATTCTCAGTACCACTGGATTGTGGAATATCAGGGCCATTGTATCGGCTCTACAAATATAAAAGCGCGTCATGTCGGTGAGCGCGTACATACAGCAAAAGAACTGGAACCCGGGCTTTATATCGGTGATCCCGATTATCAGGGCAACATCCTGGCTTTTGCGCCTACTCTTGCGATGTATGATTTTTGTTTTAACGAGCTGCAAACTCAGTCGTTTCATGCGGTGGTAAAGGCCACCAATCAGGCTGCAATCAAATATAATCAACAACTAGGATATGAAATCGTCAGTCAGCAAAAATTACTTGAACTCAGCTTGCAAAAAGAGGCCTACGAGCGGCAAACTGTTATGCTTAAGCGATTGCTGTCTCGAACGCGCCAGTCTTAG